In the Flavobacteriales bacterium genome, GATCCGTGCGGGCATCCCGGTGATCTCGCAGCGCGACGACCGCTCACTGCGCATGCTGCGCGACCTGCTCGACGGCACGCACACGGTCAACAATGAGCGCGACCACTGGGAGAAGGAGTGGTACCAGAGCTACTTCGCGCGACCATGAGCAAGCACAAGCTCGACCTCCACGACATCTTCAACAAGGGCGACCAGATCGACCGGGCGCTGCGCGAGGCCATGGACTTCTGCATCGACCGCCGCATCGACATGCTGGAGATCATCCCAGGCAAGGGAAGCGGGCAGCTGAAGAAGAAGGTACTGCGCTTCCTGCAGCTACCGGAGGTGAAGAGGACCTACCATCGCATCGACAAGGACCGGGACAACTTCGGAAGGCTCTTCGTGCGGTTCAGGCACTGAGCCTTACGGCCGCGTGGCGAACCAAAGGTGGTGCTTCGTGCCCTTGTTGCGGTGCGCGAAGACCTTCTCCTCCTTCACCCGGAAACCGGCCAGCTCCAGGCGACGCGTGAAGGGATCGTGCTGATCGGTGGACCACACGGCGAGCACACCGCCGGGCCGCAGCGCCTTATAAGCGGACTGCAACCCGCGATGCGAGTACAGCCGGTTGTTCTTCACCTGGGTAAGCCCTTCCGGTCCGTTGTCCGTGTCGAGCAGGATCGCATCGTAACTCCCGTTCCCGGCGCGGATCAGCTCCAGCACGTCGCCCTGGTGCACGATGGTGCGCGGATCCTTCAGTGGGTTGCCGGCGCGCTCGCCCATCGGCCCCTGGTTCCATTTGACCACCTCGGGCACCAGCTCCGCCACGATCACCTTGCCCTTATCGCCCACGATCCGCAGCACGGCAGCGAGCGTGAAGCCCATGCCCAGCCCACCGATCACCACGTACGCCTCCTGCGGCGACCTCAGGCGCTTCAACGCGAGCTCCGCGAGGGCGTCCTCCGAGCCATGCATGGCCGTGGACATCAGTTCGCCCCGGATGCCGACCACCTCGATGGCGTACTCATTGCCGCGCTGGTAGAACAGCAGTTCGCCCCCGTTGTCGGGGATCAGTGCACGGTCGAGCAGCTTGTTGATGCGCATCTTCATGGCGTGGGCCGGTTGCACTGGAGCGGACAGGCGGGCGCGAAGGTCGCCAACCTGGCGTTGTCCTGACGATCCGTCGCACGGCTTGGAACGGCCCGGTATTGGGCCACAGCGGCCCCATCCATGCTCCCGACCTCCACAAAACTGCCCACGTCCCGCGCCGAGCGCACCCCCAACGGCCCCAAAGCCACCATCCGCGCGAAGGCCGGCGAACTGCCCAAGGCGGAGCGCAAGGTGACCTGGCGCACGGCATTCTGGCAGTACATCTGGCCGCGCCGAAAGCACATGCTCCTGGGACTCCTGCTGATCGTGGTGAGCCGCGTGGCGGGCATGGTGCTGCCGGGTAGCACCAAGTACCTGCTGGACGATGTGGTGGGACAGGGCGACCTGCAGATGCTGTGGGTGCTGCTGGGCGCTGTGGTGGGCGCGCTCATCGTGCAGAGCGTGACGAGCTATGCCCTCACCCAACTGCTGAGCGTGGAGGCGCAATTGCTCATCAGCCAACTGCGCACACAGGTGCAGCGCAAGATCCTCTCGCTGCCCACGAGCTTCTTCGACAACACCAAGAGCGGCGCGCTCGTGAGCCGGATCATGAGCGATGTGGAAGGCGTGCGCAACCTGGTGGGCACGGGCCTGGTGCAACT is a window encoding:
- a CDS encoding Smr/MutS family protein — translated: MSKHKLDLHDIFNKGDQIDRALREAMDFCIDRRIDMLEIIPGKGSGQLKKKVLRFLQLPEVKRTYHRIDKDRDNFGRLFVRFRH